The following are encoded together in the Tribolium castaneum strain GA2 chromosome 3, icTriCast1.1, whole genome shotgun sequence genome:
- the Bdp1 gene encoding transcription factor TFIIIB component B'' homolog yields the protein MASRRTRIKAIATIPQRRKTLNPPLTTEETPQTAPEVSQNDERNLNVEHDQIGETAPTPVETSPVTNGGPVFRRKFVKPTVSLNAINRKPREVEEVKNNKIVILNDVIINPAPVINSEQNQLKSPEVREEGALTFPEPPPSPTKISRGRIKAVPKLGGFRNSNYSASESEDESRKNYRHRNDSVCSSTSGFQDSIPECPSPQKPKEFSSVIQRKCRRTEQSRKLAEARRDFYLKFGHKKPDRQKLTMIDLIFYNPVTNPMSDNKTKRKISEVTEEEKEVEPENEKIDDPGSDEENEMPAPQIKIGPQGELVVDEQSLVIENKSLKKNREELEKSELVNGDFETGYGVYKRAKRSKDWSKRETLKFYKALNTIGTDFTLMCELFPRRSRRELKMKFKKEERINKNLVDRAIMQPCGFDFNEFKHEVDMEEKELEEIEKQKERERELKKEAKKRKSEQKSKEAEKSCEPKRKKRNLDIMDVLEDSDADDEVEENEDAVLESLQKPTRSGRVPKILDRYRAPESPPRLDKAKPGSLIVVAGTGPNGQPVYKVCMVTGEHGRKQIGQDMSSLQKALECKENGIQDLFTLSAEISECNETIPAEENNVTIPAEEE from the exons ATGGCATCCAGAAGAACCCGCATTAAAGCAATTGCCACCATCCCTCAACGTCGCAAGACCCTCAACCCTCCCCTAACTACCGAAGAAACGCCCCAAACAGCCCCCGAAGTGTCACAAAACGACGAACGTAACCTCAATGTCGAGCATGACCAAATAGGGGAAACTGCCCCCACGCCAGTGGAAACCTCTCCGGTTACCAACGGGGGGCCTGTCTTTCGACGCAAATTTGTTAAACCAACAGTGTCTTTAAATGCCATCAATCGCAAACCTCGGGAGGTTGAAGAagtgaaaaataacaaaattgttattctGAATGATGTTATAATAAACCCAGCGCCAGTAATTAATTCCGAGCAAAATCAGTTAAAAAGTCCCGAAGTGAGAGAGG AAGGGGCGCTGACTTTTCCAGAGCCTCCTCCAAGTCCCACGAAAATATCAAGGGGGCGCATTAAGGCCGTCCCCAAACTGGGGGGCTTCCGCAACAGCAATTACAGCGCCAGCGAATCGGAAGACGAGAGCCGCAAAAATTACAGACACAGAAATGATTCc GTTTGTTCGTCGACTTCCGGCTTCCAGGATTCAATCCCCGAGTGCCCTTCGCCCCAAAAGCCGAAAGAGTTCAGTTCGGTGATTCAGCGCAAGTGTCGCCGGACCGAACAAAGCCGAAAGTTGGCGGAAGCCCGCCGtgatttttatctaaaattcgGCCACAAAAAACCAGACCGTCAAAAACTAACAATGATTGACTTGATTTTCTATAATCCGGTCACGAATCCGATGAGTGATAACAAAACGAAACGAAAAATATCAGAAGTGACTGAAGAAGAGAAGGAAGTTGAGCCGGAAAATGAGAAGATCGACGATCCGGGAAGCGACGAAGAAAACGAAATGCCAGCGCCTCAGATCAAAATCGGACCCCAGGGCGAGCTTGTCGTTGATGAGCAAAGTCTAGTGATTGAGAATAAATCGCTGAAAAAGAATCGAGAAGAACTGGAGAAGTCTGAGCTCGTTAATGGTGATTTTGAGACCGGGTATGGTGTTTATAAGCGGGCCAAACGGTCCAAAGACTGGAGCAAACGCGAGACGCTCAAATTTTACAAAGCCTTGAACACAATCGGCACCGACTTTACGCTAATGTGCGAACTGTTCCCGCGAAGATCACGACGTGAGTTGAAAATGAAGTTCAAGAAAGAGGAACggattaacaaaaatttggtcgACCGTGCGATAATGCAGCCGTGCGGCTTCGACTTCAACGAATTTAAGCACGAAGTGGACATGGAGGAAAAGGAACTGGAGGAGATTGAAAAGCAGAAAGAACGCGAGCGTGAGTTGAAGAAAGAAGCGAAGAAGCGCAAGTCAGAACAGAAGAGTAAAGAGGCTGAGAAAAGTTGCGAGCCGAAGCGGAAGAAGCGCAATTTGGACATTATGGACGTTTTGGAGGACAGTGACGCCGATGATGAGGTTGAGGAAAATGAGGATGCGGTTTTGGAGAGTTTGCAGAAGCCGACGAGGTCGGGACGGGTGCCGAAAATTCTGGACAGGTACAGGGCGCCAGAGTCGCCCCCGAGGTTGGATAAGGCCAAGCCTGGGTCGCTCATTGTGGTCGCGGGGACGGGGCCGAATGGACAGCCGGTGTACAAGGTTTGCATGGTGACTGGAGAGCACGGGAGGAAGCAGATAGGGCAGGATATGTCCAGTTTGCAAAAGGCGCTAGAGTGTAAGGAGAACGGGATTCAGGATTTGTTCACACTGTCGGCGGAAATTTCCGAGTGTAATGAGACGATCCCGGCTGAAGAAAATAATGTTACTATACCGGCAGAGGAAGAGTGA
- the Secp43 gene encoding tRNA selenocysteine 1-associated protein 1 isoform X1 encodes MANMVHCQLWMGSLEPYMTETFIISAFRKMGENPLNVKVMRNKFTGEAAGYCFVHFANDEEAIDAMHKLNGKPIPGTTPVVRFRLNNASNTGRTLLDREFSVWVGDLSPDVDDYNLYRVFSSKYNTIKTAKVILDSSGFSKGYGFVRFGSEDEMRDSLTTMNGYIGLGTKALKICNAVPKPKGALTTGTPSATSTTSTYTAADYSQFYDPSTYWQNYANWQTGYYEQGDGTGHEAYDMSNVMMEKKEEDLLELIDHSLPLDVDKINRERIEQDCNLWDALESSKWLPCEALEVN; translated from the exons ATGGCAAATATGGTGCATTGCCAGTTGTGGATGGGCAGT CTGGAGCCCTACATGACCGAAACGTTCATAATTTCGGCGTTTCGCAAAATGGGGGAAAACCCCCTCAATGTGAAAGTAATGCGCAACAAATTCACCGGCGAAGCCGCCGGTTACTGCTTCGTGCACTTCGCCAACGACGAGGAGGCAATCGACGCCATGCACAAGCTGAACGGCAAACCCATTCCAGGGACCACCCCGGTTGTGAGGTTCCGACTCAATAACGCAAGTAACACAGGGCGGACGCTTCTAGATCGTGAGTTTTCAGTCTGGGTGGGCGATTTGAGCCCCGATGTTGACGATTATAacttatacagagtgttttcATCCAAATACAACACGATTAAAACGGCTAAAG TGATTTTAGACAGCAGTGGGTTCAGCAAAGGCTACGGTTTCGTGCGGTTTGGCAGCGAAGACGAGATGAGGGACAGCTTGACCACGATGAACGGGTACATAGGGCTGGGGACCAAGGCCCTCAAAATCTGTAACGCAGTCCCGAAGCCCAAGGGCGCGCTCACGACCGGGACCCCGTCCGCCACCAGCACCACCTCCACATACACAGCAGCTGATTATAGCCAGTTTTACGATCCCTCGACTTATTGGCAAAATTACGCCAATTGGCAAACg ggTTACTACGAACAAGGGGACGGGACGGGTCATGAAGCCTATGACATGTCGAACGTTATGATGGAGAAGAAGGAGGAAGATTTGCTTGAATTAATTGATCATTCGCTTCCGCTTGATGTCGACAAAATCAACCGCGAACGTATCGAGCAAGACTGCAATCTCTGGGATGCCCTCGAGAGTTCTAAATGGTTACCGTGTGAGGCGCTAGAGGTCAACTGa
- the Secp43 gene encoding tRNA selenocysteine 1-associated protein 1 isoform X2 produces the protein MANMVHCQLWMGSLEPYMTETFIISAFRKMGENPLNVKVMRNKFTGEAAGYCFVHFANDEEAIDAMHKLNGKPIPGTTPVVRFRLNNASNTGRTLLDLILDSSGFSKGYGFVRFGSEDEMRDSLTTMNGYIGLGTKALKICNAVPKPKGALTTGTPSATSTTSTYTAADYSQFYDPSTYWQNYANWQTGYYEQGDGTGHEAYDMSNVMMEKKEEDLLELIDHSLPLDVDKINRERIEQDCNLWDALESSKWLPCEALEVN, from the exons ATGGCAAATATGGTGCATTGCCAGTTGTGGATGGGCAGT CTGGAGCCCTACATGACCGAAACGTTCATAATTTCGGCGTTTCGCAAAATGGGGGAAAACCCCCTCAATGTGAAAGTAATGCGCAACAAATTCACCGGCGAAGCCGCCGGTTACTGCTTCGTGCACTTCGCCAACGACGAGGAGGCAATCGACGCCATGCACAAGCTGAACGGCAAACCCATTCCAGGGACCACCCCGGTTGTGAGGTTCCGACTCAATAACGCAAGTAACACAGGGCGGACGCTTCTAGATC TGATTTTAGACAGCAGTGGGTTCAGCAAAGGCTACGGTTTCGTGCGGTTTGGCAGCGAAGACGAGATGAGGGACAGCTTGACCACGATGAACGGGTACATAGGGCTGGGGACCAAGGCCCTCAAAATCTGTAACGCAGTCCCGAAGCCCAAGGGCGCGCTCACGACCGGGACCCCGTCCGCCACCAGCACCACCTCCACATACACAGCAGCTGATTATAGCCAGTTTTACGATCCCTCGACTTATTGGCAAAATTACGCCAATTGGCAAACg ggTTACTACGAACAAGGGGACGGGACGGGTCATGAAGCCTATGACATGTCGAACGTTATGATGGAGAAGAAGGAGGAAGATTTGCTTGAATTAATTGATCATTCGCTTCCGCTTGATGTCGACAAAATCAACCGCGAACGTATCGAGCAAGACTGCAATCTCTGGGATGCCCTCGAGAGTTCTAAATGGTTACCGTGTGAGGCGCTAGAGGTCAACTGa
- the Secp43 gene encoding tRNA selenocysteine 1-associated protein 1 isoform X3, which yields MANMVHCQLWMGSLEPYMTETFIISAFRKMGENPLNVKVMRNKFTGEAAGYCFVHFANDEEAIDAMHKLNGKPIPGTTPVVRFRLNNASNTGRTLLDHSSGFSKGYGFVRFGSEDEMRDSLTTMNGYIGLGTKALKICNAVPKPKGALTTGTPSATSTTSTYTAADYSQFYDPSTYWQNYANWQTGYYEQGDGTGHEAYDMSNVMMEKKEEDLLELIDHSLPLDVDKINRERIEQDCNLWDALESSKWLPCEALEVN from the exons ATGGCAAATATGGTGCATTGCCAGTTGTGGATGGGCAGT CTGGAGCCCTACATGACCGAAACGTTCATAATTTCGGCGTTTCGCAAAATGGGGGAAAACCCCCTCAATGTGAAAGTAATGCGCAACAAATTCACCGGCGAAGCCGCCGGTTACTGCTTCGTGCACTTCGCCAACGACGAGGAGGCAATCGACGCCATGCACAAGCTGAACGGCAAACCCATTCCAGGGACCACCCCGGTTGTGAGGTTCCGACTCAATAACGCAAGTAACACAGGGCGGACGCTTCTAGATC ACAGCAGTGGGTTCAGCAAAGGCTACGGTTTCGTGCGGTTTGGCAGCGAAGACGAGATGAGGGACAGCTTGACCACGATGAACGGGTACATAGGGCTGGGGACCAAGGCCCTCAAAATCTGTAACGCAGTCCCGAAGCCCAAGGGCGCGCTCACGACCGGGACCCCGTCCGCCACCAGCACCACCTCCACATACACAGCAGCTGATTATAGCCAGTTTTACGATCCCTCGACTTATTGGCAAAATTACGCCAATTGGCAAACg ggTTACTACGAACAAGGGGACGGGACGGGTCATGAAGCCTATGACATGTCGAACGTTATGATGGAGAAGAAGGAGGAAGATTTGCTTGAATTAATTGATCATTCGCTTCCGCTTGATGTCGACAAAATCAACCGCGAACGTATCGAGCAAGACTGCAATCTCTGGGATGCCCTCGAGAGTTCTAAATGGTTACCGTGTGAGGCGCTAGAGGTCAACTGa